A region from the Leishmania panamensis strain MHOM/PA/94/PSC-1 chromosome 20 sequence genome encodes:
- a CDS encoding malate dehydrogenase, putative (TriTrypDB/GeneDB-style sysID: LpmP.20.0210): MSFLFRRSPAALKKAKVVLFGCNSTVGQPLSLLLKLNPHVEELVCCSTAADDDMPGAGIAADLSHVDTLPKVHYAADEGQWPVLLRDAQLILLCFGSSFDPLHQDRDRALKVAAPMARRIMDAVAASDAKGNIAVVSSPVNALTPLCAEFLKASGKFDPRKLFGVTTLDVIRTRKLVAAALHMNPYDVSVPVVGGRGGVTTCPLIAQTGLRIPLEDIIRISGEVQSYGVPFEVIVGTGLHDALSTEAAPPVALSLAYATCDFSTSLLKAQRGDVGIVECALVESTMRPETSFFSSRVELGRDGVQRIFPMGALTTYEHELIETAVPQLARDVQAGIEAATRLL; the protein is encoded by the coding sequence ATGAGCTTCCTTTTTCGCCGCTCCCCGGCGGCTCTTAAGAAGGCTAAGGTGGTGCTCTTCGGCTGCAACAGCACGGTAGGCCAGCCGCTCTCACTCTTGCTCAAGCTGAACCCGCACGTAGAGGAGCTTGTGTGCTGCAGTACCGCCGCTGACGATGACATGCCCGGTGCCGGTATCGCCGCGGACCTCTCTCACGTTGACACATTGCCGAAAGTGCATTACGCCGCTGACGAGGGGCAGTGGCCGGTGTTGCTGCGCGATGCACAGCTAATCCTTCTTTGTTTCGGCAGCAGCTTCGACCCTCTTCACcaagacagagacagagcCCTCAAAGTAGCTGCCCCGATGGCTCGTCGCATCATGGATGCGGTCGCGGCTTCCGATGCGAAAGGAAACATTGCTGTCGTCTCGAGTCCTGTGAACGCTCTCACCCCGCTTTGCGCAGAGTTTCTGAAAGCGTCAGGCAAGTTTGATCCCCGAAAACTCTTCGGCGTCACCACGCTCGATGTGATACGGACTCGGAAGCTGGTagcagctgctcttcacaTGAACCCATACGACGTGAGCGTTCCTGTTGTTGGAGGGCGCGGTGGCGTGACGACATGCCCATTGATTGCCCAAACGGGGCTTCGTATTCCTCTTGAGGATATCATTCGCATATCCGGGGAGGTACAGAGCTACGGCGTACCTTTTGAGGTTATAGTGGGTACTGGCTTACACGACGCACTGAGCACGGAAGCTGCACCGCCGGTGGCCCTCAGCCTTGCTTACGCCACCTGTGACTTCTCCACGTCGCTACTCAAGGCGCAGCGCGGTGATGTTGGAATCGTCGAGTGCGCTCTCGTGGAGTCTACGATGAGGCCCGAGACGTCATTCTTCAGCTCACGGGTGGAGTTGGGCCGTGACGGTGTGCAGCGCATTTTCCCCATGGGGGCGCTGACGACCTATGAGCACGAGCTCATCGAGACAGCAGTACCGCAGTTGGCGAGGG
- a CDS encoding adenylate kinase 2 (TriTrypDB/GeneDB-style sysID: LpmP.20.0220) — translation MKIVVEGPPQGGKTTLASVVKERYGLCYVSTSEAVRDAVHFGNSTYSSQLKHLIDNDQHISDSLLVKVVSEATRRPDCINGFVLDGFPCTRKQSKLMQDLENVKVDRVVVLDITDNELLTRFGGRWYHLKSGRVYHTLYNPPLTAGKDDDTGEPLEQHTEDKPEVIMQRMFQYRRQLSELRKTFANDAWLTVEASGNVESVRNNVFAVLDPLYFAQTAKKAKKPWWKLW, via the coding sequence ATGAAGATTGTGGTGGAAGGCCCTCCGCAGGGCGGTAAGACAACTCTCGCGTCTGTGGTAAAGGAGCGCTACGGCCTCTGCTATGTGTCCACGAGCGAGGCCGTGCGAGATGCCGTGCACTTTGGCAATAGTACTTACAGCTCGCAACTGAAGCATCTGATCGATAACGACCAGCACATTTCTGACTCGCTTCTTGTGAAGGTTGTCAGCGAGGCTACGAGGCGGCCGGACTGCATCAATGGCTTCGTACTGGACGGCTTCCCGTGCACCCGCAAGCAGTCGAAGCTGATGCAGGATTTGGAGAACGTGAAAGTCGATAGAGTGGTCGTGTTGGACATTACAGATAATGAGCTACTGACTCGTTTCGGCGGCCGCTGGTACCACCTCAAGTCAGGGCGCGTCTATCACACACTCTACAACCCACCCCTGACGGCAGGCAAGGACGATGACACTGGCGAGCCGCTGGAGCAGCACACAGAGGACAAACCGGAAGTCATTATGCAGCGCATGTTTCAGTATCGCCGGCAGCTTAGTGAACTGCGGAAGACCTTTGCAAATGATGCGTGGCTGACTGTGGAGGCAAGCGGCAATGTAGAGTCTGTACGAAACAACGTCTTCGCGGTACTGGACCCTTTGTATTTTGCCCAGACCGCGAAGAAGGCCAAGAAACCGTGGTGGAAGCTCTGGTGA